Proteins encoded by one window of Enterobacter hormaechei subsp. xiangfangensis:
- the phnF gene encoding phosphonate metabolism transcriptional regulator PhnF, which translates to MHLSRHPTSYPTRWQEIAAKLEVELRTHYRCGDYLPAEQQLADRYEVNRHTLRRAIDQLVERGWVQRRQGVGVLVLMRPFDYPLNAQARFSQNLLDQGSHPTSEKLLSVLRPASRHVADALGIQEGDNVVHLRTLRRVNGVAVCQIDHYFADLTLWPVLQHFASGSLHDFLQDATGIVLKRTQTRISARRAQAKESKVLEIPNMAPLLCVRTLNHRDGDVNATEYSVSLTRADMIEFTMEH; encoded by the coding sequence ATGCACTTATCCAGACATCCGACCAGTTACCCCACCCGCTGGCAAGAGATTGCGGCAAAGCTCGAAGTGGAGCTGCGCACGCACTATCGCTGCGGAGACTACCTGCCTGCCGAGCAGCAGCTTGCCGACCGCTACGAAGTGAATCGTCACACCCTGCGTCGTGCCATCGATCAACTGGTGGAGCGCGGCTGGGTCCAGCGTCGTCAGGGCGTCGGCGTGCTGGTGCTGATGCGTCCGTTTGACTACCCGCTTAATGCCCAGGCGCGTTTTAGCCAGAACCTTCTCGATCAGGGCAGCCACCCCACCAGCGAAAAGCTGCTGTCTGTCCTGCGCCCGGCCTCCCGCCACGTGGCGGACGCGCTGGGGATTCAGGAGGGCGACAACGTCGTTCACCTGCGCACGTTGCGCCGGGTGAACGGCGTGGCGGTCTGTCAGATCGACCACTACTTCGCGGACCTCACCCTCTGGCCCGTTCTGCAACATTTCGCCAGCGGTTCCCTGCATGATTTTCTTCAGGACGCGACGGGTATCGTGCTCAAACGCACCCAGACGCGCATCAGCGCCCGCCGCGCGCAGGCGAAAGAGAGCAAGGTGCTGGAGATCCCCAACATGGCCCCGCTGCTCTGCGTGCGCACCCTCAACCACCGTGACGGCGACGTCAACGCAACGGAATACTCCGTCAGCCTGACCCGCGCCGACATGATTGAATTTACCATGGAGCACTGA
- the phnE gene encoding phosphonate ABC transporter, permease protein PhnE gives MQTITLPPPKRSWFSLISWAVLLAVLVISWKGAEMDPLLLFRDSGNMATFAADFFPPDFSQWQDYLGEMAITLQIAVWGTALAVILSIPFGLMSAENIVPWWVYQPMRRLMDACRAINEMVFAMLFVVAVGLGPFAGVMALFIHTTGVLSKLLSEAVEAIEPGPVEGIRATGANKIEEILYGVLPQVMPLLISYSLYRFESNVRSATVVGMVGAGGIGVTLWEAIRGFQFQQTCALMALIIVTVSLLDFLSQRLRKHFI, from the coding sequence ATGCAAACCATCACCCTCCCGCCGCCAAAACGCAGCTGGTTCTCGCTCATAAGCTGGGCTGTTCTGCTGGCGGTGCTCGTTATCTCCTGGAAGGGCGCGGAGATGGATCCGCTGCTGCTCTTCAGGGACTCAGGCAACATGGCGACCTTCGCCGCCGACTTCTTCCCACCGGACTTCAGCCAGTGGCAGGACTACCTCGGTGAAATGGCGATCACCCTGCAAATTGCCGTCTGGGGCACCGCCCTCGCCGTGATCCTCTCCATTCCGTTTGGCCTGATGAGCGCCGAAAACATCGTGCCATGGTGGGTTTACCAGCCGATGCGCCGCCTGATGGACGCCTGTCGCGCCATCAACGAAATGGTCTTTGCGATGCTATTCGTGGTCGCCGTCGGCCTGGGTCCGTTCGCGGGCGTGATGGCGCTGTTCATCCACACCACCGGCGTGCTCTCCAAGCTGCTCTCCGAAGCGGTTGAAGCCATCGAGCCCGGCCCGGTGGAAGGCATCCGGGCAACCGGAGCGAACAAAATCGAAGAGATCCTGTACGGCGTCCTGCCGCAGGTGATGCCGTTGCTCATCTCCTATTCCCTGTACCGCTTCGAGTCCAACGTTCGCTCCGCCACCGTGGTCGGCATGGTGGGCGCAGGCGGCATTGGCGTCACCCTGTGGGAAGCGATTCGTGGTTTCCAGTTCCAGCAAACCTGCGCCCTGATGGCGCTCATCATCGTCACCGTCAGCCTGCTGGATTTCCTCTCTCAACGTTTGCGTAAGCACTTCATCTGA
- the phnD gene encoding phosphonate ABC transporter substrate-binding protein, with amino-acid sequence MSYKTVAALAFTSMFSISTLLSPAHAEEQEKALNFGIISTESQQNLKPQWEPFLKDMETKLGIKVNAFFAPDYAGIIQGMRFNKVDIAWYGNLSAMEAVDRANGQVFAQTVAADGSPGYWSVLIVNKDSPINNLNDMLAKRKELTFGNGDPNSTSGFLVPGYYVFAKNNVSASDFKRTVNASHETNALAVANKQVDVATNNTENLDKLKTSAPEKLKEIKVIWKSPLIPGDPIVWRKNLSENTKDKVYDFFMNYGKTPEEKAVLARLGWAPFRASSDLQLVPIRQLALFKQMQGVKDNKGLKDEEKNSKVSEIQAQLDDLDRLTAALGAMTSVNKAVQ; translated from the coding sequence ATGAGCTATAAAACGGTTGCCGCGCTGGCCTTCACCAGCATGTTCAGCATCAGCACCCTGTTAAGCCCGGCCCACGCCGAGGAGCAGGAAAAAGCACTGAACTTTGGCATCATTTCGACAGAATCACAGCAGAACCTGAAACCCCAGTGGGAACCGTTCCTGAAAGATATGGAAACCAAACTGGGGATCAAAGTGAACGCGTTCTTCGCCCCGGATTACGCGGGCATCATTCAGGGAATGCGCTTCAACAAAGTCGACATCGCCTGGTATGGCAACCTCTCTGCTATGGAAGCGGTAGATCGCGCGAACGGCCAGGTGTTCGCCCAGACCGTTGCGGCAGACGGCTCTCCGGGCTACTGGAGCGTGCTGATCGTTAACAAAGACAGCCCGATCAACAACCTCAACGACATGCTCGCCAAACGCAAAGAGCTGACCTTTGGTAACGGCGACCCGAACTCTACCTCCGGCTTCCTCGTCCCTGGCTACTACGTCTTCGCGAAAAACAACGTCTCCGCCAGCGACTTTAAGCGCACGGTTAACGCCAGCCACGAAACCAATGCCCTGGCCGTGGCGAATAAGCAGGTTGACGTTGCTACCAACAACACTGAAAACCTCGACAAGCTGAAGACCTCCGCGCCGGAAAAGCTGAAGGAAATCAAGGTTATCTGGAAATCACCGCTGATCCCGGGCGACCCGATCGTGTGGCGCAAAAACCTCTCCGAGAACACCAAGGACAAGGTCTACGACTTCTTTATGAACTACGGCAAAACGCCGGAAGAGAAAGCGGTTCTGGCACGTCTGGGCTGGGCACCGTTCCGCGCGTCCAGCGATTTGCAACTGGTGCCGATTCGCCAGCTGGCGCTGTTCAAGCAGATGCAGGGCGTGAAGGACAACAAAGGCCTGAAGGACGAAGAGAAGAACAGCAAAGTGTCGGAAATTCAGGCGCAGCTGGACGATCTTGACCGCCTGACCGCCGCGCTCGGCGCCATGACCAGCGTGAATAAAGCGGTGCAGTAA
- the phnC gene encoding phosphonate ABC transporter ATP-binding protein — MQTVIRVEKLSKTFHHNKALHAVDLTVQQGEMVALLGPSGSGKSTLLRHLSGLITCDKTPESRVELLGNTVQHAGRLASDIRKSRAQTGYIFQQFNLVNRLTVLENVLIGALGSTPFWRTCLRWFSLSQKQEALQALTRVGMAHFAHQRVSTLSGGQQQRVAIARALMQKAKIILADEPIASLDPESARIVMETLRDINQNDGITVVVTLHQVDYALRYCERIVALRQGHVFFDGASHQFDNERFDHLYRSVNRVEERAQAA; from the coding sequence ATGCAAACTGTCATTCGCGTCGAGAAACTGAGCAAAACCTTCCATCACAACAAGGCGCTGCATGCCGTTGATCTGACCGTCCAGCAGGGCGAAATGGTGGCGCTGTTGGGGCCGTCTGGTTCAGGTAAATCCACCCTTCTTCGTCACTTGAGCGGCCTGATTACCTGTGACAAAACGCCGGAAAGCCGCGTCGAACTGCTGGGGAACACCGTGCAACATGCGGGGCGTCTGGCGAGCGATATTCGCAAAAGCCGCGCTCAGACGGGCTATATCTTTCAGCAGTTCAACCTGGTGAACCGCCTGACCGTGCTCGAGAACGTGCTGATTGGCGCGCTCGGCAGCACCCCGTTCTGGCGCACCTGCCTGCGCTGGTTCTCCCTATCCCAGAAGCAAGAAGCCTTACAGGCGCTGACCCGCGTCGGCATGGCGCATTTCGCCCACCAGCGCGTCTCCACGCTCTCCGGCGGACAGCAGCAGCGCGTCGCCATTGCCCGCGCCCTGATGCAGAAAGCCAAAATTATCCTGGCCGATGAACCTATCGCCTCGCTGGATCCGGAGTCCGCCCGCATCGTGATGGAAACCCTGCGCGACATCAATCAGAACGACGGCATCACCGTGGTGGTGACGCTGCATCAGGTGGATTACGCCCTGCGCTACTGCGAGCGCATCGTCGCCCTGCGTCAGGGACATGTGTTCTTTGATGGCGCAAGCCACCAGTTTGATAACGAACGTTTTGACCATCTCTACCGCAGCGTAAACCGCGTCGAAGAGCGCGCGCAGGCTGCATAA
- the yjdN gene encoding VOC family metalloprotein YjdN produces the protein MPLSPYISFAGNCAEATAFYQQAVGAELLYKITFGEMPKDENSEEGCPSGMNFPDTAIAHSNVRIAGSDIMMSDGLPPGSSTQYAGFTLVLDTQDVDEGKRWFDNLSDGGNVEMAWQETFWAHGFGKVTDKYGVPWMINVVKS, from the coding sequence ATGCCGTTAAGTCCCTACATCTCTTTCGCCGGCAACTGTGCGGAGGCGACGGCCTTCTATCAGCAGGCCGTCGGCGCAGAACTCCTCTACAAAATCACCTTCGGCGAAATGCCCAAAGACGAAAACAGCGAAGAAGGCTGTCCGTCAGGCATGAACTTCCCGGATACCGCCATCGCCCACTCTAATGTCCGCATTGCCGGCAGCGATATCATGATGAGCGATGGTCTGCCACCCGGTAGCAGCACGCAGTACGCCGGATTTACGCTGGTGCTCGACACGCAGGACGTGGATGAAGGCAAACGCTGGTTCGACAACCTCTCTGATGGCGGCAATGTCGAAATGGCCTGGCAGGAGACTTTCTGGGCGCACGGATTCGGGAAAGTCACCGATAAATACGGCGTGCCGTGGATGATTAACGTCGTTAAATCGTAG
- a CDS encoding zinc ribbon domain-containing protein YjdM, translating into MQLPHCPKCNSEYTYEDNGMFVCPECAHEWNDAEPAQDSDALIVKDANGNLLADGDSVTVVKDLKVKGSSSMLKIGTKVKNIRLVEGDHNIDCKIDGFGPMKLKSEFVKKN; encoded by the coding sequence ATGCAACTTCCACACTGCCCGAAATGCAATTCTGAATACACCTATGAAGACAATGGCATGTTCGTTTGCCCGGAATGCGCCCATGAATGGAACGATGCGGAGCCTGCGCAGGACAGCGATGCGCTGATCGTGAAAGACGCGAATGGCAACCTGCTGGCAGACGGCGACAGCGTTACCGTTGTGAAAGATCTTAAGGTAAAAGGCAGCTCCTCCATGCTGAAGATCGGCACTAAAGTTAAAAATATCCGTCTGGTTGAAGGCGATCATAATATCGACTGCAAAATTGACGGCTTCGGTCCGATGAAACTGAAATCTGAGTTCGTGAAAAAGAACTGA
- the crfC gene encoding clamp-binding protein CrfC, translating into MHTQTIFELSQEAERLLQLALNNLDSLKSMPIAKLDSTTAAMSGVNNNVLPLHFSARGVDAQQAMLNNELRKITRLEMVLAIVGTMKAGKSTTINAIVGTEVLPNRNRPMTALPTLIRHTPGQKEPVLHFLHVSPIDTLITQLQKKLCDKDRGKLARRLEIDKDMNTLLERIERGEAFEKHHLGAEPIFHCLKSLNDLVRLSQALGVEFPFSEYAAIEHIPVIEVEFVHLAGLDAHLGQLTLLDTPGPNEAGQPHLQKMLNEQLARASAVLAVMDYTQLKSISDAEVRQAISAAGKSVPLYALVNKFDQKDRNSDDEEQVRAMISGTLMKGNISPGQIYPVSSMWAYLANRARYEMNVHGRLPDHQDQRWVQDFAEAALGRRWRTADLDDIDHIRHAADLLWEDSLFEQPIRKLIYAAYANASLFALRSASHKLLNYAQNAREYLDFRHQGLTVAFDELELNIARLEEDMTMLRQRQSVVSDEVQHEVEEALNATDAFLLRQKDELHQALGDIFSRPSILDLAGREPSSLREDDADAIQQLVLDDEGQAQIVLSKIRSSCEQIMLNAQSRIGRELALRFDQLESTLARSLNEAMRPIETRIKEQLSHAGFRARISFPAFQANQLNFNTRGLFNDAIVQDTPPASQPAGAGSVRNTVSRWLNNPGWGWEEYVVTRTRYVIDIAQLHGKFTQHTDQFCDQIRKALAAQVDVSVTAGMATFFAEFSLCLTGLQESLRDSLAVRQQNEHSTRALSQLLKQSMTTAAWIQEDTRLLRDDIQTLFAAEQP; encoded by the coding sequence ATGCACACACAGACCATATTTGAATTAAGCCAGGAAGCTGAACGTTTGTTACAGCTCGCTCTGAACAATCTTGATTCATTAAAATCTATGCCGATTGCAAAGCTGGATAGCACAACCGCTGCCATGAGCGGCGTTAATAACAACGTTTTGCCATTGCATTTTAGCGCACGAGGTGTCGACGCTCAGCAGGCGATGCTGAATAATGAATTACGCAAAATAACCCGCCTCGAAATGGTACTGGCGATTGTGGGTACCATGAAAGCGGGAAAATCGACCACCATTAATGCGATTGTGGGCACGGAAGTGCTGCCGAACCGCAATCGTCCGATGACGGCGCTTCCCACGCTGATCCGCCATACGCCGGGCCAGAAGGAGCCGGTGCTGCATTTTTTGCACGTTTCGCCCATCGATACCCTGATTACCCAGTTGCAGAAAAAACTGTGCGATAAAGATCGCGGCAAGCTGGCGCGGCGTCTGGAAATCGACAAGGACATGAATACGCTGCTGGAGCGCATAGAAAGAGGTGAGGCGTTTGAAAAACATCACCTGGGCGCGGAGCCCATCTTTCATTGTCTGAAAAGCCTGAACGATCTGGTGCGGCTTTCTCAGGCGCTGGGCGTGGAGTTTCCGTTCTCTGAGTATGCCGCGATTGAACATATTCCGGTGATTGAGGTGGAGTTTGTGCATCTCGCCGGTCTGGATGCGCACCTGGGGCAACTGACGCTGCTCGACACGCCGGGGCCGAACGAGGCCGGTCAGCCGCACCTGCAAAAAATGCTCAATGAGCAGTTGGCGCGCGCCTCCGCCGTTCTGGCGGTGATGGACTACACCCAGCTTAAATCCATTTCTGATGCTGAGGTTCGTCAGGCAATTTCGGCTGCCGGGAAATCCGTGCCGCTTTACGCCCTGGTCAACAAATTCGATCAGAAAGATCGTAATAGCGACGATGAAGAGCAGGTGCGGGCGATGATTTCCGGCACGCTGATGAAAGGGAATATTTCTCCGGGGCAAATTTATCCGGTCTCTTCCATGTGGGCCTATCTGGCAAACCGCGCCCGCTATGAGATGAACGTCCATGGGCGCCTTCCCGATCATCAGGATCAGCGTTGGGTACAGGATTTTGCCGAGGCCGCGCTGGGCCGCCGCTGGCGAACGGCCGACCTGGACGATATTGACCATATTCGCCATGCGGCGGATCTGCTGTGGGAGGATTCGCTGTTCGAACAGCCCATCCGCAAACTGATTTACGCGGCTTACGCCAACGCCTCACTGTTCGCTTTACGGTCGGCATCGCATAAGCTGCTGAACTATGCGCAAAATGCCAGAGAATACCTGGACTTTCGCCATCAGGGACTGACGGTCGCTTTTGATGAGCTGGAGCTGAATATTGCGCGCCTGGAAGAGGATATGACGATGCTGCGTCAGCGGCAGAGCGTGGTGAGCGATGAGGTCCAGCATGAAGTTGAAGAGGCGCTCAACGCAACGGATGCTTTTCTGCTTCGCCAGAAAGATGAACTTCACCAGGCGCTGGGCGACATTTTTAGCCGCCCGTCTATTCTTGACTTAGCAGGCCGCGAGCCATCCAGTTTGCGTGAAGACGACGCGGATGCGATCCAGCAGCTGGTGCTTGACGATGAAGGGCAGGCGCAGATTGTCCTGAGCAAGATCCGATCGTCATGCGAGCAGATTATGCTGAATGCGCAGAGCAGAATTGGCCGGGAGCTGGCGTTACGCTTCGATCAGCTGGAGTCTACGCTCGCCCGATCGTTGAATGAGGCGATGCGACCCATCGAGACGCGAATTAAGGAACAGCTCAGTCATGCCGGATTTCGGGCGCGGATTAGCTTCCCGGCGTTTCAGGCAAACCAGCTTAATTTCAATACGCGCGGGTTATTTAATGATGCCATTGTGCAGGACACCCCTCCCGCCAGTCAGCCAGCAGGGGCAGGCAGCGTACGTAATACCGTCTCGCGCTGGCTCAATAATCCCGGCTGGGGCTGGGAGGAGTATGTCGTGACGCGCACACGCTATGTCATCGACATCGCTCAGCTTCATGGCAAATTTACGCAACATACCGATCAGTTTTGCGATCAAATTCGTAAAGCTTTGGCCGCGCAGGTCGATGTCTCTGTTACGGCAGGTATGGCAACGTTCTTTGCAGAGTTTTCGTTGTGCCTGACCGGGTTACAGGAAAGCTTGCGTGATAGCCTTGCCGTTCGGCAGCAGAATGAGCATTCAACCCGGGCGCTTAGCCAGTTGTTGAAGCAAAGTATGACCACTGCGGCGTGGATTCAGGAAGATACCCGACTGTTACGCGATGATATTCAAACCTTATTCGCGGCAGAGCAACCATGA
- a CDS encoding diguanylate cyclase regulator RdcB family protein: MTTQLLDGPGRTLECIHPKFMVDLVQGADAARHALLGPQQLQFRERLTQEIITQTRLRPWAMAGMLNENAALRLGLAEKLAGMLDPGHLALTRMSDRLVALRQQVNPRLPQPPGLLQQYEELSAHFNQRAAYKEKALAQRGLTVQAGEHSEQIFTRWRAGQYDGWSLAGRCFIVLEELRWGAFGDACRLANSDVAAMLKDNLRSMAANYLAQEINASPTTRHFYHQWLTTPASPGLIDYKDMLGWLGDWCQADKHPVSWSVTQSWQTVALGMPRLCSAKRLVDGMVEEIFGT, encoded by the coding sequence ATGACAACACAGCTACTGGACGGTCCCGGGCGGACGCTGGAGTGTATTCATCCAAAATTTATGGTCGATTTGGTCCAGGGGGCGGATGCTGCACGTCACGCTCTCCTGGGGCCACAGCAACTACAATTTCGTGAGCGTTTGACGCAGGAGATCATTACGCAGACCCGGCTGCGGCCGTGGGCAATGGCGGGAATGCTCAACGAAAATGCAGCACTGCGGCTGGGTCTGGCGGAGAAACTTGCCGGTATGCTCGACCCCGGACACCTTGCGCTGACCCGTATGTCCGACAGGCTGGTAGCCCTGCGCCAGCAGGTGAATCCACGCCTCCCTCAACCTCCCGGATTGTTGCAACAGTACGAGGAGCTCTCCGCACATTTCAACCAGCGTGCCGCCTATAAAGAGAAAGCGCTCGCGCAGCGCGGCCTTACGGTTCAGGCGGGTGAGCACAGCGAGCAAATTTTTACCCGCTGGCGAGCCGGGCAGTATGACGGCTGGTCGCTGGCTGGCCGCTGCTTTATCGTGCTGGAAGAGTTGCGCTGGGGGGCGTTTGGCGATGCCTGTCGTCTGGCGAATAGTGATGTGGCGGCCATGCTGAAAGATAACCTGCGCAGCATGGCCGCAAATTATCTGGCACAGGAGATTAATGCTTCTCCCACCACCCGGCATTTTTACCATCAGTGGCTGACGACGCCCGCTTCTCCCGGTCTGATTGATTATAAAGATATGCTGGGCTGGCTGGGGGACTGGTGTCAGGCGGATAAACATCCGGTGAGCTGGTCAGTGACGCAGAGCTGGCAAACGGTCGCGCTGGGAATGCCAAGACTCTGTTCGGCAAAACGGCTGGTGGATGGCATGGTGGAAGAGATATTTGGTACGTGA
- the kdgT gene encoding 2-keto-3-deoxygluconate transporter codes for MKIKATIERIPGGMMLVPLVLGAILNTLAPNTGAYFGGFTKGMITGTVPILAVWFFCIGASINLRATGTVLRKSGTLVITKIAVAWVVAMICAMFIPENGIQTGFFAGLSVLAIVSAMDMTNGGLYASLMNQYGTKEESGAFVLMSLESGPLMTMLILGSAGLASFELHHFVGAILPFLIGFALGNLDHDLRDFFSKATPVLIPFFGFALGNTINLNVILETGLLGIVLGVAVIVITGIPLIIADRVIGGGNGTAGVAASSAAGAAVANPVIIAQINPAFEPVAASATALVAASVIVTAILVPIITALYARRFGHVPESRTEHEAVEMHH; via the coding sequence ATGAAGATTAAAGCAACTATAGAACGCATCCCGGGCGGGATGATGCTGGTCCCGCTGGTACTTGGCGCGATATTAAATACGCTGGCCCCGAATACCGGTGCTTATTTTGGCGGTTTTACAAAAGGTATGATCACCGGAACGGTACCGATTCTGGCAGTCTGGTTCTTTTGCATCGGCGCATCTATTAACTTGCGTGCAACAGGTACGGTATTACGTAAATCAGGGACGTTGGTCATTACTAAAATTGCGGTCGCCTGGGTTGTTGCCATGATCTGTGCGATGTTCATTCCGGAGAATGGAATTCAGACTGGCTTCTTCGCCGGATTATCCGTTCTGGCCATTGTCTCAGCAATGGATATGACCAACGGCGGTCTCTATGCCAGCCTGATGAATCAATATGGCACCAAAGAAGAATCGGGCGCGTTCGTGCTGATGTCCCTGGAGTCGGGTCCACTGATGACGATGTTGATTCTGGGTTCTGCTGGCCTTGCCTCCTTTGAACTACACCATTTTGTCGGGGCGATCCTGCCGTTCCTGATTGGTTTTGCGCTGGGTAACCTCGATCACGATCTGCGCGATTTCTTCAGCAAAGCCACCCCGGTACTGATCCCGTTCTTCGGCTTCGCGTTGGGCAATACCATCAACCTGAACGTAATTCTGGAAACCGGCCTGCTGGGTATTGTGCTGGGTGTTGCCGTCATCGTCATCACGGGTATTCCGCTGATTATTGCAGACCGCGTCATCGGGGGCGGCAACGGAACCGCGGGTGTGGCCGCCTCTTCGGCCGCAGGCGCTGCGGTAGCCAACCCGGTGATTATCGCCCAGATTAACCCGGCCTTTGAACCCGTAGCCGCTTCCGCCACGGCTCTGGTTGCCGCCAGCGTGATTGTGACGGCAATTCTGGTCCCTATCATCACGGCACTGTACGCCAGACGCTTTGGGCATGTGCCTGAGTCCCGGACAGAACATGAAGCGGTAGAAATGCACCACTAA
- the proP gene encoding glycine betaine/L-proline transporter ProP, whose amino-acid sequence MLRRKKVKPITLRDVTIIDDAKLRKAITAASLGNAMEWFDFGVYGFVAYALGKVFFPGADPSLQMIAALGTFSVPFLIRPLGGLFFGMLGDKYGRQKILAITIVIMSISTFCIGLIPSYATIGIWAPILLLICKMAQGFSVGGEYTGASIFVAEYSPDRKRGFMGSWLDFGSIAGFVMGAGVVVLISTVVGEENFLDWGWRIPFFLALPLGIIGLYLRHALEETPAFQQHVEKLEQGDREGLQDGPKVSFKEIATKHWRSLLTCIGLVISTNVTYYMLLTYMPSYLSHNLHYSEDHGVLIIIAIMVGMLFVQPIMGLLSDRFGRKPFIILGSVALFALAIPAFILINSNVLGLIFAGLLMLAVILNCFIGVMASTLPAMFPTHIRYSALAAAFNISVLIAGLTPTLAASLVESTQNLMMPAYYLMVIAVVGLITGITMKETANRPLKGATPAASDIQEAKEILREHYDNVEQKIEDIDAEIEALQKKRSRLVDQHPRINE is encoded by the coding sequence ATGCTTAGAAGGAAAAAAGTAAAACCCATCACGCTGCGCGATGTCACCATTATTGATGACGCGAAACTGCGCAAAGCGATTACAGCGGCCTCGCTCGGTAATGCGATGGAGTGGTTCGATTTTGGTGTTTACGGCTTTGTGGCCTATGCACTTGGTAAAGTGTTCTTCCCCGGTGCCGATCCCAGCTTGCAGATGATTGCCGCGCTGGGTACGTTCTCCGTTCCCTTCCTGATTCGCCCTCTTGGTGGTCTTTTCTTCGGCATGCTGGGTGATAAATATGGTCGCCAGAAAATCCTGGCTATTACCATTGTCATCATGTCGATAAGTACATTCTGTATCGGCCTTATTCCGTCGTATGCGACTATTGGTATATGGGCGCCGATTCTGCTGTTGATCTGTAAGATGGCGCAGGGCTTCTCCGTTGGCGGCGAATATACCGGTGCATCGATTTTTGTCGCCGAATATTCTCCGGACCGTAAACGCGGCTTTATGGGCAGCTGGCTGGACTTTGGTTCGATTGCCGGATTCGTCATGGGCGCGGGGGTTGTCGTTCTGATCTCAACCGTAGTGGGTGAAGAGAACTTCCTTGACTGGGGCTGGCGTATTCCGTTCTTCCTGGCGCTGCCGCTGGGCATCATTGGGCTTTACCTGCGTCACGCCCTGGAAGAGACGCCTGCGTTCCAGCAGCACGTTGAAAAGCTGGAGCAGGGTGACCGTGAAGGGTTACAGGATGGCCCGAAAGTGTCGTTCAAGGAGATTGCGACCAAACACTGGCGCAGCCTGCTGACCTGTATTGGTCTGGTGATTTCCACCAACGTCACCTATTACATGCTGCTGACCTACATGCCGAGCTACCTGTCGCATAACCTGCACTACTCGGAAGACCACGGTGTGCTGATTATTATCGCCATCATGGTAGGTATGCTGTTTGTGCAGCCGATTATGGGTCTGTTGAGCGACCGCTTTGGCCGTAAGCCATTCATTATTCTCGGCAGCGTCGCCTTGTTCGCACTGGCAATTCCGGCCTTTATTCTGATTAACAGCAATGTGCTGGGGCTGATTTTCGCCGGTCTGCTGATGCTGGCGGTGATCCTCAACTGCTTCATCGGGGTGATGGCTTCTACGCTGCCGGCAATGTTCCCGACGCATATTCGCTACAGTGCGCTGGCGGCAGCCTTTAATATCTCCGTTCTGATTGCGGGCCTGACGCCGACACTTGCTGCTTCACTGGTGGAGAGCACGCAAAACCTGATGATGCCTGCTTACTATCTGATGGTCATTGCGGTGGTCGGCCTGATTACCGGTATTACCATGAAGGAGACGGCGAATCGTCCCCTGAAAGGGGCAACGCCTGCGGCGTCTGATATTCAGGAAGCGAAAGAGATCCTGCGTGAGCACTACGATAATGTAGAGCAGAAGATTGAAGATATTGACGCAGAGATCGAGGCGCTCCAGAAAAAACGTTCTCGCCTGGTTGACCAGCATCCGAGAATTAACGAGTGA